TACGCTCCGCCTTGCGAATTTCTCCCTCGCCCCCGTTCTCCGGCGCCAACGCGGGGATGGCGGTAAGCTCCCTCTGCATCTCGATCATGGCCGGACGGTAGCTCTCCATCTTCTCCGCCAGGGTTCTCCACAGGGGTGTGGTTGCCATTCTAGCCTCCCATTGGTTGCGCGGCTTGCTGCGTCACAGGGATCGACGCTTCGGAAGCCATCCGCTGGCTTAGCTGACGCAGTTGGCAAACTGCCTCCGGACCCCAGTTCAGAAGCAGGTCGAGGGCGGAAAGCGAGAAGTCGCCTTCTCCGGCGAGATTGCGATACGAAAACTCGGGCAACTTGGCCTGATAAATCCGCAAGCCCTGGCTCACGAAGCTCTCTTCGTTCTTTACATCCGGCTCGTCTCTTAGCTGAACGTAGCCACGGGCCCCCAACCGGCGACAGGCCTCGCGCAGGCAGCTTTCCCCTCCGCCGCTCGTACAGAAAGCGGAGAGCCGAAGCCACCTGACTCCCGGCCGCCCCAATTTCGAGGCAAGCCAGAGGATGGTGCGCTCAGCGAACTCCACGAAAGAGTCCCCCTCGTAGCGGAAGAGGCTCTCCATCTCCTCCCGGTAGTAGTCGAGATACGGGGCCATCGCATAGGTATTGGCCAGAGACCGCAGATGGCTCCGTTTCCAGCTCGCGTCCGATACGATCCGCACCCGGTCGATCGAGGATCTCCAGCCCTCAGGCCGATGTACCGGGACGGTCAATCCGCGTCGGCCGTCCTTTCCCGCAATCGCGTAGCGGTTGATGCGCGGCCGCTTGGGCAACTTGTACACGTCCGCCAGCAGGACAACATCCGCGCACCAGGCTTTCAGGAAAAACCAGACAGGCGGAAACACGTACGGATACTCGGCGGTCACGACCATGCTGCTCAGCCTGCCGAGGACCGCGCAGCGCCCTCCAGCTCCGGATGCGCCCTCCGCGACGCAGGAGGTACCAGCACCGAAAGGCAGCTCGGGATCACCCGTACCCGCAGCTCCTCGCCGCCCCAGAAGGGCTCACCGTCGCAGTGATACGGACCGGCTTCGGGCCTCTGGATGACGAACTCCTTTGCCCGGAACATTTCCGCGTAGGGCACAGTGTGCAGGGTGCCCCGAAAGAGTCGGGGCAGATAGTAGAGGGCCGGCAACAGGCTCACCTGCCGGACCACACAGACGTCTAAGAGACCGTCATCCGGGCGCGCGTGCGGCGCAATGATTGCGCTCCCCCCGTACTGGCGCATGTTCGCGGCAACGGCAACCAGCACTCGGCGCACCACTTCCCGATCGGGAAATGCGATCCGCACCTCCCGAGGCCTGTACGTCAGGAAAAGCTTCACTCCGATGGCAAAGTACGGCAGCAGGCCGCGGAGGTCACGGTCGACGAATTCCCGCCCGATTTCCGCATCCAGGCCGATCCCCGCCGTAACGAAGAAATACGTGCCGTTGAATTGGCCGGCATCGATCCGACGTATTTCCCCCGTCTTCAGGAGACGCAGCGCCCTCCGGATGGTCAGAGGGATACCCAGCCCTCGGGCCAATCCGTTGCCCGAACCCGTGGGGATGACAGCGAGGCAGGTGTCGGTGTGTACGAGACCGGAGGCGCAGGCATTGACGGTTCCGTCGCCCCCGACCGCCAGTACCACCTCGTAGCCAGACTCCGCCGCCTCGGCAGCCAACTCGCGGCCATGTCCAGGCCGTTCGATGACCCGCAGCTCCCACTCGAAGTCGTTCTCGCTCAGGAAGCGTCGGATCACTTTCACAATCGGTTCCTTCCACGGAACAAAACCCGCCCGTGGATTGAGAACCACAAAGACCCGCCGGAGCGGTTTTTTGAGGACTGCGGTGCTCACGGCCGCAATTTACCAACGCCGTGCTCAAAAGCAAGAGGTTTACCCCTCACGAAGGCCCGCGCGCACCTGCCCCGGTCCTCGCCGGGGACGGCGGACGATCGCCCGCACGGGCAAGGGCTTTCTCCATCCGGAGCAGGAATTCTTCCGGCGACACGAATCCCACCACTCGCAGCTCCCTCAGCTCGGTCCCGTCGGGAAGCAAGAAGACAACCGTGGGCAGACCCAGAATGCCGAACTGCTTGCGCAACGCCGTCGAGGAGGGAGAACCGTAGCGGGTGAGATCGGCTTGCAAGGTCACAAACGAGCGAGCCCTATCGCGGACGCGCCGATCGGAAAAGGTCTTGTGCTCCAGCTCTCGGCAGGCTACACACCATTCCGCGGAGAAATCGAGGATAATCGGCTTGCCCAGCTCCCTGGCGGCCTCGATCGCTTCCGGTTTGTACGCTTGCCAAGGAATCCCCTTCTCGCCCCCTCCCCCCCTAAGGGAAAGCCAGGCCGCGAGAAGGATTCCGCCCGTTCCAGCGACCCAGCGGGCCAGACGAAAGGCCAACCCCGGCACCCTCGTCCGCTCAAGCCAGCCCAGGTACACTCCGGCTCCAAGCGCCAGCCCCGCCAACAGCGCTCGATGCACCGTTGGAGGTGTCAGGGGCCGCAGGAAGTACACCGCCATCCCCAGGAGCACCACGCCGAAGATCTTCCGAACCCAGATCATCCACGGTCCGCTTTGGGGGAGGCGGGAGAGAGCACCCGAGAAGGTTCCCAGGATCAGGTAGGGCACCCCCAACCCCAGAGCCAGCACGAAGAACATCCAGAATCCCAGCCACGGATCACCCGTGGCCGCCACATAGGTCAGCAGGGCAAGGATAAAGGGACCAATGCACGGTGCGGCGACAATCCCCACCGTGACGCCCATCAGGAACGATCCGAGGTAGCCTCCCTTGGTCACCGAGGCGGCCCCCATGAGCCAAGCAGGTGGCTGCAACTCGTAGAGACCGAAGAAGCTCAGGGCGAGCGCCACGAACACCAGGGCCACAAAACCGAGCACCCACGGGTTCTGCAGACTGGCTCCGAACAGTCCCCCCGTTGTAGCCGCCACTACCCCCAGGACCGAGTACATCACCGCCATCCCCAGCACGTACGCCGAGGACTTCCCAAGCGCCTGGGCAAGGTTGCGATTTTGCTGTGCGCCAAAGTAACTCACGGTGATGGGCACAAGCGGGTACACGCACGGGGTCAGATTGAGGGCAAGCCCGCCTACGAAAAGGAGCAGAAAAGCCACAAACATCCCTTTGCGGGCGATTACCCCGGCAAGGCCTGTGTCCTCTCCCGGACCTCCCCCCCTTACCTTTCCCAGCTGGGCAAAGAGCGAATCGTTCACGGGGAAAACCGGCTCGTGACGCGGGACCACAGGGATCGTCAGGGACACCGGAACTTCCGCCGGCGGCGAGCACGTGCTGTCGTTACACGCCTGGAAGCGCAGAAAGCCCCGAATGCGCAGGGAATCTCCGCCAAACCCGTCGCTGAGACGCAGCTCTGAATAGGCGAGCAGAACGCCTTCGTAGACCTGCAAAGGCCGCGGCCAGAACGCGAACGTCTTTGCCACGGGTGCGGGGAACTTGACCTCGCCCACCGAACAGCCCGGGGGGACATCGAGAACCAACTCGGTCGGGATCAGAAAGTCCTCCGCCGGCTGATGGGCATTGATGTGCCAGCCCCTTTCGATCTCTATCCGTGCGGCCAGCTGCATCGAGGCCCCAGGCTGCAGAGCGTTCAGCGAGGGGAACAGCGTCACCTCGACGGAAGGCTGGCCGAACAGGACACCAGGAAGGAAAAACCCCAGGATCAAAAGGCGCGTGCGCAGTCGGTTCATGTCGCCTCATTCCTCCGAGCCGAATCGTACCTTGGACGCCGACGATGCCGTCGATCGGAGAGAGGTAGCCTCGTAGACTTAGATGCCTCTCGGCCACCAATCGTGGCCATTGATTCACGCTCAACCGAAACGCGGGACCGCGAAACAGGTTTCCGGTACCCTGGTAACGTCTGGGCGCCGGATTAGATCCGGGACGGAGCTGGCCGGGAGTATGTGGCGCGCGGAAGCTGTCCGAAAGGGCTTGACTCCGGGTTGCTCGCTGCCTACATTGTGTAAGCGTTTACACAAGAGGAGGCCATGCGATCCCTTGTGGTGGTAATCGTGGCCCTCGCCGTCGCCTCCTGCGGACCCCAGCCGGCGCAGCGCCGCACCATCACCTTTTGGGCCATGGGCGCAGAGGGCGAAGCGATCGGCAAGCTTGTGCCAGCCTTTGAGAAACGCCACCCCGACCTCCGGGTAGTGGTGCAGAGCATACCCTGGTCGGCCGCCCATGAGAAGCTTCTGACCGCTTACGCCGGCTCAACCCTCCCCGACGTTGCCCAGCTCGGCAACACCTGGCTCCCGGAGTTCCAGGCCATCGGGGCGCTTGTACCCCTGGATGAATTCCTTGCCGGTTCCGCGTGCGTCCCCCCCGACTCCTACTTCGCCGGCATCTGGGAGATCAACCGGCTGGGCGGGAAGATCTACGGCGTGCCTTGGTACGTGGACACGCGGGTGCTCTTTTATCGCTGCGATATCTTCCGCGAGGCTGGTCTGCCTACGCCGCCAAACACCTGGGAAGAGTGGATCGAATCTTGCGCTCGCATCCGCAAGACGCGCCCCGGCACGTATCCCGTTTTCTTCTCGTTGATCCACAGCGAGTGGCAGGTCCCCGTAATCCTGGTGCTGCAGAACGAGGGTACGCTCCTTAGGGAGAACCACACCCGCGGTAGTTTCGATAGCCCCCCTGTCCTGGAAGCCTTCCGCTTCTACCTGAGCTTTTTCGAGGGTGGCTTCGCGCCGCGGCGAATGACCGAGTTCGCCAATCTCCTGCAGGCTTTTGTCGAAGGAAACATCGCCATGTTCGTTACCGGCCCTTGGAATGTTGGGGAGTTGCGTCGTCGCTACCCGGCCGACGAAGAAAAATGGGCAACGGCCCCGCTGCCTGGGCGCCGGAACCGGCTCTCCGTGGCAGGCGGATCCAGTCTGGTCGTATTCCGCACCTGCCAGCACCGAGAAGCTGCCTGGAAGTGGATCGAATTCCTCAGCGAGCCATCTGTCCAGGTGGAATTCTTTCGCCTGACGGGAGATCTCCCTCCGAGAAAGGACACCTGGCACCTTGGCCTCCTCGATGACTCGAAGATGGTGGCCTTCTACAGGCAGCTCCGGTCTTCCGTCGGCGTGCCCAGAATCGCAGAATGGGAACAGGTCGCGACCAAGATGCAAGAGCATCTCGAGACGGTGGTCCTGGGCCGAAGATCCCTAGAAGGAGCCGTGAAGGCCTTGGACGCAGACGTGGACCGTATTCTGGAAAAACGTCGCTGGCTTCTGGCGCGAGGACTCCTTGCGGAGTAAGGATCGGACAATCCTCAACCGCGGGCGTGGAAGCCGGCACGTCGCGCTCTTTTTCCTCCTGCCCGCTCTGGTCACCCTTGCTCTGTTCTTCTTCCTCCCCGTGCTGGCAGCCTTCCTGATGAGCCTGACCGATTTCGATATTTACTGCCTGGCGGACGTGCGCCGCGCGCGCTTTGTCCTCTTCGGTCAGTACATCCGCCTCCTCCAAGACCCCCTCTTTTGGAGGGCGACGCTAAACACCGCTTATTTCGTACTGGTCGGCGGGCCACTGACCATCCTCTTAGCGCTCATGGCTTCTCTGATCCTGAATTCGGAACGCCTGCGCGGTGCGCGCTTCTTCCGCCTGGCGGTATTTCTGCCCGTGATCACCAACATGGTAGCAGTGGCTGTGACGTGGCGCTACCTCTACCATCCTCACTTCGGCCTTTTCAACTTCTTTCTTCGCAAGGTAGGGATAGGCCCCGTGGACTGGTTAGGCGACCCCCGCTTTGCGATGCCAGCGATCATCCTTTTGGCGATCTGGAAGAACTTTGGCTACCACACGCTCATTTTCCTTGCTGGACTGCAGACCATTCCGGAGGACCTGTACAGCGCCGCGCGCCTTGACGGAGCCTCCTGGCTCCAGCAGCATCTACATGTGACGCTTCCGCTTTTGTCGCGGACGCTCGGGTTCGTCACCGTGATCACGGGGATCGGCTACCTCCAGCTTTTCGCCGAGCCCTATGTGATGACGCAAGGCGGTCCGCTGAATGCCACCCTGAGTCTCGTGCTGTACCTTTATCAGCAGGGATTCCGGTGGTGGCGAATGGGCTATTCTGCCTCCGTCGCCTTTGTGCTCTTCGCCTTTATGCTGGCGATCGGCAGCGCCTCATTCCTCCGGCGCAGGAGGGAATCCGCATGATCCACTGGCCGCGATGGCGAAAACGCCTGGCGGTGGCCGCATTACACCTCCTGGCGTTCCTGCTTGCCCTGTGGGCTTGCGTACCCTTCGTCTGGATGCTCAGTGCCTCCACCATGCCGGCGGGGGAAGCGAGCCAGTTCCCACCTCGCCTGTTTCCCTCCTCGCCAACCCTGGCGCACTACAGCACCCTGCTCGACAGGCTCAGCCTCGCTCGCTATTTCCTCAACAGCCTGGTGCTGGCGATCGGGGTCAGCCTGGCGTCGCTGCTCGTGAACTCGATGGCCGGCTACGCCTTCTCGAAACTTGCCTTCCCGGGCAGGCGGCCTCTTTTCACGGTGCTCCTGTCGACGATGATCATCCCTGGCCAGGTCACTATGCTGCCGGTGTTCTTGCTTCTGAAGCACCTTCATCTCCTCAACAGCTACCTCGGAATTATCCTGCCCGGGATGGCCAGCGTGTTCGCGGTCTACCTGGTTAAGCAGTATTTCGACGCCCTTCCGGACAGCCTCCTGGAAGCGGCCCGGCTCGACGGTGCCGGGGATTGGGCCATCTACTGGCGCATCATGCTGCCGCTGTCGCGACCAATCCTGGCCACTCTGGGTCTTTTCACGTTTGTCGGGACGTGGAACGATTTCCTCTGGCCCCTCATCGTGATGACCCGAGAGGACATGTACACGCTTCCGGTAGCGCTGGCCACCCTGATGGGGGAGCATGCCCAGGACGTCGAGCTGATGATGGCAGGGTGCGTCCTCACCGTTCTCCCCATTGTGATTGTCTTCCTTTTGCTTCAGCGGCACTACCTACGCGGTATCCTGATCGGCGGTCTGCGGGAATAGGGGCTTGCGGAGACGAGGGCCAAAAAGTACTTGACAAGATGGAAATGGGGTTGTAATATGTAAGCGCTTACACAACCGGCTGCGGTCTGCGCGAGACGAAGCGAACTTTGTTCCGCAAACGCTTTCCAAAATGAAGAAGGTCGACATGGCTCAGATCGCCCAGCGGGCGGGCGTGTCGATCGCCACCGTCTCGCGGGCGCTAAGCGGGTCGGGGCGCGTACGGGAGGAGACGCGCCGCCGTATCCTTGCCATCGCCGAAGAGCTCAACTACCGGCCCAATTCCCTCGCGCGCGGCCTCTCTCGTCGCCGCACCGACACCATCGGCGTAATCCTCCCCGAGCTGGTGGATGAGTTCTTCATGGATCTCGTCCAGGGGATCGAAGAAGAAGCCTATCGTGCCAACCGCTACATCCTCCTCTCCAGCTCCCACCGCCAGCGCGATCTCGTCCGTACCTCCCTGGAGTTCATGATGAGCGGGCGCGTCGACGGGGTGATCCTCATGGCCTCCCAGAAAATCGGTGACCTGGAGGAACTCGTCACCCGCAGCCGTTGCCCTATCGTCCTCCTCAACGCTGGCTCCAACCTGGCCCGCTGTGGCATCGTGAACATTGACAACTATCAGGGGGCCTTTGCCGTGGCTGAGCACTTGATTCAGCACGGATACCGCAAGATCGCCGTCCTCCTGGGCCCCGAGGACAATTACGACTCCATTGAGCGGTTCCGCGGGTTCCGGAGCGCCCTGGAGAAGCACGGGATTCCCCTACCGGAGCCCTTCGTGGTACCGGGTGATTTCACCCGCACCTCCGGCTTTTACGGGTTCAACCGGCTCATGTCCCAGCCGGAAAAACCGGAAGCCATCTTTGCCGAGAACGACATGATGGCCCTCGGCGCGTACGATGCAGCTGGCCGACTGGG
The sequence above is a segment of the candidate division KSB1 bacterium genome. Coding sequences within it:
- a CDS encoding WbqC family protein, whose protein sequence is MVVTAEYPYVFPPVWFFLKAWCADVVLLADVYKLPKRPRINRYAIAGKDGRRGLTVPVHRPEGWRSSIDRVRIVSDASWKRSHLRSLANTYAMAPYLDYYREEMESLFRYEGDSFVEFAERTILWLASKLGRPGVRWLRLSAFCTSGGGESCLREACRRLGARGYVQLRDEPDVKNEESFVSQGLRIYQAKLPEFSYRNLAGEGDFSLSALDLLLNWGPEAVCQLRQLSQRMASEASIPVTQQAAQPMGG
- a CDS encoding diacylglycerol kinase family lipid kinase; amino-acid sequence: MVLNPRAGFVPWKEPIVKVIRRFLSENDFEWELRVIERPGHGRELAAEAAESGYEVVLAVGGDGTVNACASGLVHTDTCLAVIPTGSGNGLARGLGIPLTIRRALRLLKTGEIRRIDAGQFNGTYFFVTAGIGLDAEIGREFVDRDLRGLLPYFAIGVKLFLTYRPREVRIAFPDREVVRRVLVAVAANMRQYGGSAIIAPHARPDDGLLDVCVVRQVSLLPALYYLPRLFRGTLHTVPYAEMFRAKEFVIQRPEAGPYHCDGEPFWGGEELRVRVIPSCLSVLVPPASRRAHPELEGAARSSAG
- a CDS encoding thioredoxin family protein, translating into MNRLRTRLLILGFFLPGVLFGQPSVEVTLFPSLNALQPGASMQLAARIEIERGWHINAHQPAEDFLIPTELVLDVPPGCSVGEVKFPAPVAKTFAFWPRPLQVYEGVLLAYSELRLSDGFGGDSLRIRGFLRFQACNDSTCSPPAEVPVSLTIPVVPRHEPVFPVNDSLFAQLGKVRGGGPGEDTGLAGVIARKGMFVAFLLLFVGGLALNLTPCVYPLVPITVSYFGAQQNRNLAQALGKSSAYVLGMAVMYSVLGVVAATTGGLFGASLQNPWVLGFVALVFVALALSFFGLYELQPPAWLMGAASVTKGGYLGSFLMGVTVGIVAAPCIGPFILALLTYVAATGDPWLGFWMFFVLALGLGVPYLILGTFSGALSRLPQSGPWMIWVRKIFGVVLLGMAVYFLRPLTPPTVHRALLAGLALGAGVYLGWLERTRVPGLAFRLARWVAGTGGILLAAWLSLRGGGGEKGIPWQAYKPEAIEAARELGKPIILDFSAEWCVACRELEHKTFSDRRVRDRARSFVTLQADLTRYGSPSSTALRKQFGILGLPTVVFLLPDGTELRELRVVGFVSPEEFLLRMEKALARAGDRPPSPARTGAGARGPS
- a CDS encoding sugar ABC transporter substrate-binding protein is translated as MRSLVVVIVALAVASCGPQPAQRRTITFWAMGAEGEAIGKLVPAFEKRHPDLRVVVQSIPWSAAHEKLLTAYAGSTLPDVAQLGNTWLPEFQAIGALVPLDEFLAGSACVPPDSYFAGIWEINRLGGKIYGVPWYVDTRVLFYRCDIFREAGLPTPPNTWEEWIESCARIRKTRPGTYPVFFSLIHSEWQVPVILVLQNEGTLLRENHTRGSFDSPPVLEAFRFYLSFFEGGFAPRRMTEFANLLQAFVEGNIAMFVTGPWNVGELRRRYPADEEKWATAPLPGRRNRLSVAGGSSLVVFRTCQHREAAWKWIEFLSEPSVQVEFFRLTGDLPPRKDTWHLGLLDDSKMVAFYRQLRSSVGVPRIAEWEQVATKMQEHLETVVLGRRSLEGAVKALDADVDRILEKRRWLLARGLLAE
- a CDS encoding sugar ABC transporter permease; its protein translation is MPALVTLALFFFLPVLAAFLMSLTDFDIYCLADVRRARFVLFGQYIRLLQDPLFWRATLNTAYFVLVGGPLTILLALMASLILNSERLRGARFFRLAVFLPVITNMVAVAVTWRYLYHPHFGLFNFFLRKVGIGPVDWLGDPRFAMPAIILLAIWKNFGYHTLIFLAGLQTIPEDLYSAARLDGASWLQQHLHVTLPLLSRTLGFVTVITGIGYLQLFAEPYVMTQGGPLNATLSLVLYLYQQGFRWWRMGYSASVAFVLFAFMLAIGSASFLRRRRESA
- a CDS encoding carbohydrate ABC transporter permease, whose amino-acid sequence is MIHWPRWRKRLAVAALHLLAFLLALWACVPFVWMLSASTMPAGEASQFPPRLFPSSPTLAHYSTLLDRLSLARYFLNSLVLAIGVSLASLLVNSMAGYAFSKLAFPGRRPLFTVLLSTMIIPGQVTMLPVFLLLKHLHLLNSYLGIILPGMASVFAVYLVKQYFDALPDSLLEAARLDGAGDWAIYWRIMLPLSRPILATLGLFTFVGTWNDFLWPLIVMTREDMYTLPVALATLMGEHAQDVELMMAGCVLTVLPIVIVFLLLQRHYLRGILIGGLRE
- a CDS encoding LacI family transcriptional regulator → MAQIAQRAGVSIATVSRALSGSGRVREETRRRILAIAEELNYRPNSLARGLSRRRTDTIGVILPELVDEFFMDLVQGIEEEAYRANRYILLSSSHRQRDLVRTSLEFMMSGRVDGVILMASQKIGDLEELVTRSRCPIVLLNAGSNLARCGIVNIDNYQGAFAVAEHLIQHGYRKIAVLLGPEDNYDSIERFRGFRSALEKHGIPLPEPFVVPGDFTRTSGFYGFNRLMSQPEKPEAIFAENDMMALGAYDAAGRLGLRIPEDVAIVGFDDIRLSRYIRPPLTTVHVPIEELGRRAVRYLIQVIEGEADHRQPYRQELTTGLIIRESCGCSPTVSYGLV